One Nicotiana tomentosiformis chromosome 1, ASM39032v3, whole genome shotgun sequence genomic window, CCAACGATGATGGACCTGGTAAGTTTATTTTGTGAACATATCTTCTTCTAGTATTACTCTGTATGCAACTTTCACATGAAGGTCTATGTCTTTTGCAAACAAATACAGGTCAAATGTTGTGTTTTCCTACTCTGAACAATGATTTACTCTCAGACTAGAAGTTTAGCGCCATCCTTGCGTTATAGTAGCAAttaatttccttttcttttcagttttgtgaaaattttgtttagCTGTTGTCTTTATCCAATGTCTGTAGGTGATGAAGCTCACCGCTCCCCCCATCCCCAACCCTTTTTTCCCCGTTAGTAGAGAATGGCTGCACTATGTTGCTGAATTCTGCGATTGAATTTTCACATTTCAGGATGCACCAAAGGCTTTGTCCAAACTAGTGGTGATCAGTGCCATATGGTCCTTTGACACTGGAGACTGTTGGAATGGCTGCACAAGGTTCTTGTGTCGTATATATTATAATCTAGAACATGTTCTGGATCTTTGAGAAGCTGGAAAGCTTATAGTCTAGTAGTATCAATCGGAGTCTCCACACAATAACTGCGGTTTCAATTCCCAATACCTCCCGGATCCTTCCTTgtgataaaagaaaaaaaagagagttGTGTAATTTGATAAACAAATATACAATGTTGAAGTAGTTTCTTTCCTTCCTTTTTTCATATTATTTTTTGGCAGGGGCGGGGTGGGTAGGAGGTGACCTTTCTCCGGAACCTGCGTGAATGCAGGATACTTTGTACGCCGGGTTGCCCAGGGGCGGGGTGGGGCCATATCATTTTCTCTTTCAGTTGCTCTTAAGAGACGCAGTATTGTACATGTGCCGAACTTGTGTTCTTCCGATCCCCTGCTAACAATAAAAAAGAAATTTTCTTCAGTGCGTTCAACGCTGTAAGTAGTCAACGTCTCCTATGGTTGGCAGGTCCATATTGAAACTATATTCGTCAACGATTCCATAAAACATGGTTTACAATCTAATCAACTCGCCATTATTTCTTTGTGACTTGACTCaagttttcttctttttctttcctcCCCGCCTTCCCTCCTTTTGTTCTTCGCTTTGTGTTTCTTTGTTGTTGTTGGGGGGCGGCGGGCTACTGTGCGaaagaaacaaaaatatattCATGAAAAAAGAACCTTAAGTAATTTCTTCCATCTGCTTAAGCCAGCCTTGACGGATAAAATTACTTGATAACatagttaaataaataaattacacaATAGCTGACAAAAAATGCACAAGAGAATAGTGCCTACAATTTTTTTTTCCTTAGAAGTCAGAATAGTGGCCTACAATGCAAATGCATAAGCTGATGGCATGCAAAAAACTCCAGGCTACTGATTGGTGCCTCTAGTCATAGCCACTAATGAATTGAAAAGTGCTTTAGTTACTCGTTAAACTGGTTGCTATGTTCTCTCGTTCAATAAACCAGAATTCTTAACAACTTGATATCTGATATGCAGGAGGGAAAAAAAACTGTTTTATATAACTTTAGCCTTCTGCATGATCATAAATCTTCTTCTGCTTATTCCACCAACATGTTCACTAAGTTTAGCCAAGTGAGCCATTCGCCTTTTCGCTGATTCTGAGGCTCCTGTCTGCTTTGGTTTTTCCTCTACAACAGGTTCATCTTCGACACTCTGGAAACTCGTGTCTGTGGAGCTATTTTCACCAGAAATCTGAATGTTCTGCTTCAGAGTTTCTACTACCTGACTCATCTTCGGTCGATCTTTTGCAGATTTTAACAAACAAATGTCAGCTAACTTTGCAATCTTTCGAGCTGCATTGAGCGAATACTGATTTTCCAGCCTTGGATCCATGATCATACCAAATTTCCGGCTATCAGCAGGGTAACGTTTGACCCACTCCAGAAGTTTATGTTCTGATTTCGGTCTGTTCCTTTCTAGGGACCGTCGACCAGTTAGGATCTCATACAATACAACACCAAAACTCCACACATCACTTTTAGCTGTGAGATGTCCTGTTTCTATGTAATCAGGTGCTGCATATCCCCATGTTCCGACAACCTGGTTACAAAAGCGTGTTATTTATGGTCATTTGCCACTGAGATATCTAGGTATATTACCATAAACTACTTCATTTTACactgaaaataagaaagaaaatcaCTTGTGCTTTCTTTCTCATAAATGGTGTAAAAACCTACAAATCTATGCAGATCAATGTAACATACCGCTGTAGAGACGTGTGTGTGCATGCCAGTTGGGCCCTCTCTGGCAAGCCCGAAGTCTGAAAGCTTTGGCATGAAGTCATCATCCAAAAGTACATTTGATGACTTGAAATCACGATATATCACCTGTAAAATTGACAGAAAATGAACATGAaatttggatatatatatatatatatatatatatatatatatacacacacacaattGCTATAAAGCAACAGAACGATGAATCCGTATTTCCACGCCTTCTGGTGGCTGATAAACAGAGACTACTGTTAAAAATCCTTTTAAGCTCAATACTCTTATCTCATAAATGGCCATGTAATTCTCAACTCAATACTCTATCTCAAACTCTTATTAAAATTTCACAGAAGGCTAATCAGGTAATATCTGGATGCAATCTGCATTACCTGACATTATTTCTCTCAAATTTATTCTAAATTTAAAGACAGTGtggttttgatttttttctttttacagaTAAACATCATAAATAGAACTCATCCATACTCATCATATGTTTCAGTTTTCCTTGTTATTGCTTGACGCAAAATTGCTAATAGTATCAACAGGGTTGTATATTGAGGAAAAATCTGGCTAAAAGTTTATACTCTTGTAATTTTATAACTCAAAATTAGGAAGAAAACCACAGAAGCTATTCAAAAGAAATACCTGAACTTCCAATTCTTCATGCAAATAAGTCAGTCCCTCAGCTGCTCCAAGAGCTATTTGAAGTCTTCTTTTCCAAGAAAGAACAGGAAAGGCGGTATTGAAGAGATGATCTTCTAGGCTTCTGTTTGACATGAATTCATACACAAGTAGCCTCTGAATACCTCTTTCCCCATCAACGGCACAATATCCAAATAGTTTGACGAGATTTGGGTGATCTACCACTCCCAGAAACTGCACTTCTGCTACCCATTGTTTATGACCCTACATAACAATCAGAGGATCAACACAATACCACAGCTTATAATAAGATACAACTTAAATTGTTTAGCTTCTAAAACAAAAGACTCCAGATTTCAGTTTgcaagcacacaataattatctAGAGAAGCGAGATGTGATAACCATAACTTGCTGCAAAGTAAATGCTGAAAATTAGATCTTTCAACCAATGGCAAAAAAACTGGAATAAAATCAGATCATTCGAAACTGCTTGCCATATAGAAATGATACACATTTCGGCAGAAATCGAATGACAATTTGAACCCCTGCATATCACAGTAGATCAAATTGCCAAAGAAAGCTAAAAATGACTTGGAAATAGTATTGAAAGCACAGTGCAGGGAGAAATCAAAAATGTGAATGGAACAAAGTTGTCTATGAATCCTCTCTTCCACAACCAAGATACATACGTATAACACGTACATTCTCCTTGAATAGTCGCATGAGGATGTGGAAGCAGCTACTGATTTCAAGGGCATTACTCTTTTTAGTGAAGATCAAAGATTAAACATCACCTTTCACCATACAAAGAGGCCAAATTGTTATAATGTAAGTAGCATACTCGTTCAGTAACATAGCAACAAAAAACAGAAAAGACAACTTAAAATTACACTACTTACATAGACCTTTAAAGACAACAAAGAATGATGCATATCATTAATGCTTCATTACCAGACAAGGCTGCTATAAACAATTCCACATATAGCAACAATTTCACAGATAAGGCCATACTCAAGCCACTAAAACACATATGTGGGCATTTAATAATTTGCAACATTAGTCACTAAATTTTGGTTACCAGCCAAACTTAACACAAATTCAATGAACACATACACACAAAAAAAGGTTACCTGATAACCATCTCTATTAAGCTTCTTAATGGCAACAACAGTTGATTCACCCTTTCCATCAGCAGGCTTAATAGTACCCTTATATACACATCCAAAACCTCCTTCTCCAATCTTAAGTAACCTATTAAAATTATTAGTTGCTTGTTTAAGCTCAGAGAATGTAAAAACCCTCAAGTTCTGAGCTTTCCCTTCATACAAATCAGAGAAGCTACGAGGAGAAGAAGTTGAACATGAAGACTTAGTCACCCTTTCTGCACCACCACCTGATATATCTGATTTGCTCAGATCTTGAAGTACAACTGGTgctgattttctttccctatttcTATTTCTATCCTTAAAGTAAAAGAAACACTTCATTTTCCACACTTTACAAATTGTTTACAGAACTTTCAAGATTCAATTTTTAACTCCCAGAGCTAAGGAACAGCCATTGAATTCCTACATAAAATCATAAGATCAAAAGTAAGAGATTTTAACTACATCAAGAACAGCTTTATAGCCAAAATTCAAAGTACATAAAGTAAAAACACATGATAAATGGATATAAAACAAGGAAAAAATTATTACCCAGATGGGAAAATAGCAAGAAAATGGTAGTGCACAATCAAAAAAACACTAGTATGTGACAGTTTTACTCTTTTGGTTATGTATTTCTAAAAGTTGGACCCGTGATTTTGTTCAACCGCTTGGACTCTTTTTATCACAAGAAAAGTACTAGTATCAGCTATCCAAGTTGGTGGAAGAAGAGAAGAAATTAAGCTTCTACCATATATTATAGAGGGTCCAAACTCGCTTTTGAATTTTGTTCAGAGTCGGAGTTTATTCAAAATCTTGGTTCTTCAACTCCTTTTGGATTTGGTAACCACTCTTTCTTAGACCAAAAACTCCCTCTTTTTCTTTGGACGCTTCCTCTCCTCTCTCTTCAAGAGGGGGGTGGGGGAAATAGATatcttttgtcagattttgacaACTATgtttctatctatatatatatatatagagagagttcTGTCTTTTTCGTTTCTCTTGTTTAAtctttctatttatttattttcaatcAGAGGCATAAGGGTGCTGGTATAGGGGTTACCTAGTACATAATGGTCAAACTTATCTTTTGTTATTGTTCAGAAGACTACGACCTTTTGAAGTTTTTGTTACAAATGGGGTGTAAAAGTTCGGTGTGTTAGGCTCTTGATTGGTTTTTCCTCACTAAATAGTTTTCTTTATAATTGTGGCGTTTCACTTACTTGCATATACCTCAATTAATGTAACGGAGTATTTGTTATCTTCTACAAGTACAAATATTGAATAAATTTTTCAGTTAAAACttgaataataaaaaaaaagtaacctaataatatttttatctccACTTTTCTGACCACTAAGCTACATCTCAGCACTTCCTCAATCACTAATTTGATTAGCAATGTTGTTGTCATATGGTGGAATTGAACTTAGATTTCGAAAATACAATGTAAATGTTTTTAGATAATGGTTAAATGGAAAACATTTATGTTGTATTTCAGACTTACTACGAAATCTATTGTAGATTAAGCAAATTAAATAAGAGAATACAACAGAAGTTAGACACATGAACGCTCAATCAAATGATAAGCAACCTTTCTTATTATGGCTTTTCTGTAACAGCTCTTCtatgaagaaaaatatattcAAATGTAAACCAAATAAAGTTTCCTTTTTTGCATTCTTTCTTTAGAGATTTAGTTGGCGTCTGGACAtgagaattgtaaaattccgaaaaaaaatgattttttttaaaaagtaaaaataatatttgaaaattagagttttttttggacatgaatataattttgagttgtattttgaatttttgtgagtgatctgaactgaaaattttaaaataactttttggagttttttaaattttcgaaaaattcggaagttcatctttaagtgaaaattgaaaatttcatggCAAAACATTGattatgaaaaaaaataaatttttatgggCCCTTATACATAAAAAGCTACTTATATTCATTTTGTTTTCTCTCCCCCTCCCCACACCCCCACCCCCATCCCACCCTCCCTTTGTTCTCTTGAAAAAATTTTGGCCTTTCTTTCGAATAAAAAAGTTGctgttataaaaatattatattgtgtatgtccattcattactccgctatagataatcttcctgaagaaaattatccatttagtactccgttgaaatttatctacaagcagctgatgcaggcaggttgcaagcaattcaataaaatgatttgcaacagcttcttattaaacagacagGTTGCAAGCAGTTCACGCAGACAACTTATCAtacagacagcttacaagcagctaaagaaaagccttgcagctgcttcctttcttctataaatagaggagttttcagttcattatgaacataagtttgaagtttgaataatatatcagtttctctctatacttgtctttactttacagtctttattttataacacgttatcagcatgagactttgccatctcgagcaaatactttgaaagtatcagaggtacgatctttctttttctaaataatatcaaatctttctaaacttgaatttgtaaccctggatatatcgggcaaaataTGTCTTGGGTGTTTGATGccaaaattcatcttgatgcgatgggtctggcagacaccatcaaggacaaaaatcaggcatcagaccaagaccgtgccaaagcaatgatatttctacgccatcaccttgatgagggcctgaaaatggaatgtcttattgttaaagatccagtcatactgtggaataatttgaaagatagatatgatcacctgaagatggtcgttctttcACAAGCacggtatgattggactcatttaaggctacaagattttaaatctatcagtgagtataactctgctatgttcagaattatttcccaattaaaattatgtggtgataatattactgatcatgatatgttggagaaaactttcaccacttttcatgcctcgaatatgctcctgcagcagcaatattgagagatgggattcaaaaagtattatgaacttatctcacatcttcttgtagccgatcAACATAATGGgttattaatgaaaaatcatgaaagcctaccaactggttcttgtccattccctaaagtgaatgagacgaacttccaccaagctaagcgtggaagaggtcgtggccccagtcgtggtcatggccatggtcggggaagaaactctaatcatggtaataataatgcaccaaagaaccctcctcaccaccagtagTGGAAaatgaaggaacaaaagcatgaagcagtGCAAACAGGAAAGctagaaaatgcatgctatagatgtggaggaaaaaggcactggtcacgtacctgttgtaaggccccgtaaaatttttgcaaaagaaaataatgtttcgtggtgccgaattgattttacgtgttgagtattaTAGAAACCGCGACTCAgagtttttgggttgaacaatgcaccagaaagtaaaggaaaatatttggcgaaAAAGTACATTTCTGCGATccactatgcgactgcagaatcactctgcggaccgcataatggccgcagagtgaggcagttaattgggtcagttggaagcaattatgcggtcgactatgcgaccgcataactgttatgcggtgtactatgcgaccgcagaatagttatgcggaccgcatagtgaccgcagactcaggcagatttttagtcattttggacaccaattatacgaccgttatgcggtcgcatactgttccggagcttcatttttgggtttttaaaatccgaccctacttcgttaaatacatgttttgggtcatttttgagatataatctgacattttagagtaagagagagtgccctagagtgagaatgtgttcttcaataattgttcttcaattcttgctcaagttttagaatattaagaaggcaagctcactaggtcttcatcctagaggtaagattctacaccctaaaccctaatttcgaaatcatctgaaaatgggtaattagcaagataatttttgggcatgagagttggttattttacatgtatgtgatatcaaggggtgtaggaagattgttgaactaagcatggtaaagattgagttgtgggatgatggaatcctccataaaaggaccttgaaaccttgtgcacacctagtgtttgataaaatgctcaaatgagctagaaccatggtcatcttcctaattttgattcaatttgttatatttctaaaatagattgaagttgctaagaattccggaacgttttagagtttaaggaagctcaattgatgtatgttggctaaactcttctcttagaattgaatcccacgatattcatgtaaattatgtaagtcctgagtgattcattatgaaattagctattccgagtaagattgggttggaagatatatgttcaacaagcatcccaaatgctctattcatgttatgttaccaattgaggatgtgttaaaatataggctgtgcattaataatattttgactttaagtcaagttcaaatgaaggctattatggcaaattttgtgaaatatctctatgtacattagactctaaattgctcacatgtgtactacacactctgatttgaattgtgtttgttgttgacgatgaggatgatatttgaaattgataaggtgagcctgaaatactgaatatggccaacgcaccaagaatgatcttataattatggccactagtgccaatgaaatgaaaagatgtgaaattattatgaaatgcgatgattgatataaaaaggttgatgtctcaaataagacagcctagttgatcgggtcgtgatcggacaccctgtcgcacacatggtggtgattgtgctgaaaattgtaattgaaattgtgattgtggtcgatgtccctaatggatagcctagccagtcgggtcgtgatcggactccgtgttaaagatagtggtattgatattgagagtaattgtggttgatgtctctaatgagatagcctagccgatcaggccgtgatcggactccgtactgagaatacggtggtactggtattgtggacaatggtatatcgacaCTAAAAATCTCctaatgtgaaatatgaaaattaatttgaacattgtcttgatcctaaattgaggtttgatgttaattaaggctttcattgatattatgataatcttgtttgtattatttgttattctattgagagagtgtttagttatacatactagtgctattcgacagtactaacgtcccttttgccgggggcgctgtatcttttaatggatgcaggtggtttcacagtaggagatattggtcagtgatagtagtgcaccttcttcccaactgact contains:
- the LOC104091190 gene encoding probable serine/threonine-protein kinase PBL19, which produces MKCFFYFKDRNRNRERKSAPVVLQDLSKSDISGGGAERVTKSSCSTSSPRSFSDLYEGKAQNLRVFTFSELKQATNNFNRLLKIGEGGFGCVYKGTIKPADGKGESTVVAIKKLNRDGYQGHKQWVAEVQFLGVVDHPNLVKLFGYCAVDGERGIQRLLVYEFMSNRSLEDHLFNTAFPVLSWKRRLQIALGAAEGLTYLHEELEVQVIYRDFKSSNVLLDDDFMPKLSDFGLAREGPTGMHTHVSTAVVGTWGYAAPDYIETGHLTAKSDVWSFGVVLYEILTGRRSLERNRPKSEHKLLEWVKRYPADSRKFGMIMDPRLENQYSLNAARKIAKLADICLLKSAKDRPKMSQVVETLKQNIQISGENSSTDTSFQSVEDEPVVEEKPKQTGASESAKRRMAHLAKLSEHVGGISRRRFMIMQKAKVI